The DNA sequence TACTTTATTCCATGTCACTTGTCATCCTTGGTTAATTATCCTGAGTCCTGCTGGTTGATAAGCGACAATGAGAATTTCACCAGAATTTTGCATGGCATCATGATTGCCTGTCCTGAGCGTGGAAATACCAACATGGGTCTGGATTGTGTTTAATTTTTGAAACGATTAAAGCCCATTATTCAGTTTAAAATATGTAAACAGCTGAAGCCGTGAGATAACAGATTATGCTTTTGGTTAAAATTCTGGAAATcaccctccttctttttttttttttttttttttttttgctctagtgGTAGAACAAAGAGACCTATTTTtaagaggaacagagaaaaaaagtcagcccattttaaatgcagaaaattCAGAAGTAACCAACAATAAGATGATTTTTTACTAACGTCTTAGATGAGTTTTATGATTGCCCACAATTATCTAATACAGCTTTTACAAATCTTCTTATAAATATGTTGGACACTCAGACTTGGTAATAAAATGGTTTGAGAAATGAAGAGTCTTTAGCTTTGTATTTTGAGGATCaggaaaacacaagaaaagaagTTGCCAATTGCCAATAAAGGATTCAACATAACGAGATTTAATTTTCCTTGAGACCCAGTCTGTCTGTCCTTTTCTACCGTTTCCTCCTCCCATGGGTAAGTTCTCAGCAGCAGAATTGTTGAGTCGAAGTGAGAATGTGTTTTCAGTGTTACTAGGTAATTCCAGAGTGGTttctaaaacaatttattttgcaCTTTTGAAAGAGTTCTTTTCCCACGTTCTAACTAACAATACCTAATTAACCACTAACCGTCAGTGCTTGTTACCTTCATTAACTTTCACTTCCTGGGttattttgacttattttattcctttcccGATTTCTGCAGAATACTCTTGTGTTTTGGTGATAGCTTTGTTTCCAGTGCTCCTTTTTCATTAGTGATCAGTGCCTTGCTGTTTTCATGTAAATCATTTCCCTTCTCAATGCTTTCCAGGTAGCTTCTAACTTCAGCTTTGCACATCTCTTTGATTCAGATTTTATCTGTGATTGtagtttttaacatttcctttttcattttttaaaggctctttttttttctttaacatattatttatatacttgagGGGGGTcggggagagagagtgtgagaacacagaggagagggagaagccagtatcctgcggagcaaggagcccgatgtggggctccatcccgggaccctgggatcatgacctgagctgaaggcagatgcttaaccaactgaaccacccaggtgcccctatagtttttacattttcaagTAATAACTCTTTGATCagcttttttaatgatttcaatttttattacaCTAAGAACAGTGAATGTGGTATTTCAGTTATCTATTGCTAAGCGACAAACCACCCTAATTCAGTGGCATATAAAGATGATGGTTTATTACTTTTGTGAATCCACGGATTTTGTGAATCCACATCTGCTGGTCCCACCTTAGCTCATCATCATGGCTGGTGAATTTGGGCTTCTAGGCTCAAGCTGGCCTCCCTCATACATTGGACACTAATGCTGGCTCTTGGCTGGGGCACTTTGGTGCTTCTCCATCCCCCAGTGGATACACGGACTGTCACACTGGGACACTGGGGTGCTTCCCTATGTGTCTGCCCATTCCCCAGTGGATATACTGGGTTACTGGGTGCTTCTCCATGTGTGTGCCCATCTCCCAGTGGACACACGGACTCTCACACTGGGACACTGGGGTGTTTCTCCATGTGTGCGCCCATCCCTCAGTGGATACACCGGATCTATGACACTGGGGTGCTTCCCCATTTGTCTTCCCATCTCCCTGTGGATGCCCTGGCTTTCTTACATGGTAGTCTCAGGAAAGCAGCCCAAGCGCGGGTGAACTAGAACTGGGTCGCATCTGCCGTAGTCTCCTGATCACAAATCAACTCACAAGGTCAGCTCAGATTCAGGGGGTGAGGAAATAGAGAAGCTTTTGGGTAGGAAGAGCTGTGGCGACTCACGGCAAATGGACTTTCCCCAGAGGGTTTATTCTCAGTCTTCCAAAACCACACATCACAACAGCTTACAGAAAACGCTACCTTTTTGAGAGTTGTTAATGTTGAGTAAGTTTTGTGTTTCTtgtatgttttgaaaaaaaaatctctttttcatAGATATGAGTCATTACCTTCCTCTTTTGATTATCTTTCcctaattataaatatatatatatgtataatgttaAGAATATAGTGTTAAATATTATAGCATCAGTTCTCACGAACCTAAACCATCGGAGAAACCACTGGAAATACGCAAGTAAAACACTGGTTGTAGGAGACTTTAATCCATCTCAATTAGTCTGTAACAGATTATATAAACAAAGGATATTGTGAACTTTAATAAAAGTATGTGTGTCATGGtcacacaaatgaaaatattaatctaCAAAGAagctttcattaatttttattaatagaaataGGAGGAGAAAATAACCATAATGCAGTATAGTAAGTGAGAAATTAGTAacgaaaataaaaaacaaatgcctGGAAATTAAGACAATTTAGCAAATATctcttaaatgatttttaagtcCAAGTAGAAATCCAAACCAAATGGtgaaattttcttgaaaatattaataataaaaacactacATATCAAATATGATTGAATTTTGCTAAGTAATGCTCTTAGGAAACTTAATAGCCTGTTTGTTTATATCAAATAACAAAGGAAATGAATGATTTAAGCATTCAGCTGAAGAAGTTGgaacaacaaaacaaacttaAGAAAAGTAGAAGGAAGCGGATCCCAAAGATAACAAGTAAAACCATCTGTTGATTACTTAGATAACAGTAACCAAATAACTTTTAGCTATCTTTTCACAAAATAAAGGGAGAAGTCATaaataaacagtttttaaaaaacagtaaaagacCACCACAGGTACAAAATAAGTTGAAAACCAGATAGAAACTATTTTGTATAAATCCATTgtagtttgaaattatttaaaatagatgACCTCACACAGCAGAATTTAACCTCCAGAAAGCAGgagttttcaaattttcttttaaagtttctttctttccttttttctatcttctctttctttccttctcatcccTGGCACCTAGAGCATTAATGACGGACCAAATGGTAGTTCAGCCACCATGCTTTCCCtggtttcttatttcatttttcttgtacaaaaaaaaaaaaaatatatatatatatatatatatatatatactcccaTTTCCCCTTATCAGTACTGCAAAAATTTATTCATCAAACCCTCTTACTATCTTTCTGGCATCTGTAGTCTCTCTAGAAATGTCCCATTTGTCATTTTTGTTAATGATAATttgtactttcttcttttttttttttgtcttcctaaaatttactcattttttgtttcaaataacCAGATTCCTTTATCCTCTCTATTGTGTGGTTGCTTGCtatctgtttcattattttttttttaaagatttcatgtatttgtttgtgagagagagagattgagagcacaagcaggagggaggagcagagggacgccggctccccacagaacagggagcccgatgtggggctccatcccaggaccctgggatctgacttgaaccaaggcagatgcttaaccaactgagccacccagctgcccctattttgttcatattttatcttctttttatctCCTATCTTTAAGCTTAATTTGgtgttacttttttaatttttcaggacTTTGTGAATTGTATGCTTAGCTCATTATTTGCCTTTCTGCTTTGCTACAGTGCTCAGATCACATAAATCTTCCACCTTTTAGTAAAATACACAATCGAAGCTGTCACATCCCCGGTAAGAAGAGATTGAAGTGCACCCCCGGGGTTTGGCATATTTCCCGCAGGGCCCATAGACTTTGTGCAGGGATTTCATCAGGTTTCCTTGGGTGTGTTTTCCTCGGAGCTACCACTTGGTACCCACTTTCAAACTAGTTTTAGGTCTTTGTTGGATTAAGGCAGTTTTTTCCCCCCTTCGTGTTTTCAAATCACTGTGTCTTTAATCACCACGTTCCGTCCCGTCTTTTGTGCTCTGTGTTCCGAGGCTTGATGTCCCCTCAGGCCTGCAGGCCAGAAGTCAGAGCTTTGAAGTGACCATCCTTGCCCTGGGTTCATCTCTTAAACTCTTTAACTGGAAAATTATTTGGAGTCTTTCTCAGTTCGTAAAAAAATTATCTGCAACTGAATCttctatcaatttaaaaaattcgtGTCATCTGCCCCCACCTTTGTGCATATGCAGGGAgatttctgtgttctttctttctgggacCACTCGCCTTTCCTGAACATGTCCTTGGCATCCTTTAGAGGCATGACATGGCTGCAATCTCTTCGGCCCTGCTAGTGGGAAGCCAGTCGGCTCTGTGCCCGCAGAGAAAAGGCAGTCTGCCCCTGAGGCCTGAGGGCAGGCGCCCCTTCCCGCCCATCTGGTTCCattctcccagcctgggccaagAGGACTAAGTCTCTCCCTGTCTGGTTCCTTCGTGCATGCTGGGGGTCTAGGAAACGTGGCCTGCTCCTGTGGCGCTGATGACAGCGCCCCGCTCCCCCTTCTAGCACCGAGCCACTGAGCCTCCCGTTTCACATCCAGACTGGAAGCTGCCCCTTGACGGAAAACCTCACACCATCTTTCCGTCCCAGACCAGTTCGAGCGCTGCGCATCCCTCCTGTCCAGCTGCCTCTGGGCCTCCGAAAGGTCACTGGGGAGCTGGTTGGAAGGACAGTGGGATGGATTCACACTGCGTTTCCCCAAGAGTGCCCTGGGGTACCCTTGGTATGTCTGAGGTGCTTCCCTCCCCACAGTTCCCTCCCTTACTTTCCTCCCCTACCTCTCCAGAAGCTAACTACCAGTTGTAAAGTTGTTGTTTTCTTAAGTTTCCTAACACTATGAAATAACTAAAGTTATCGAAAAATAGCTAAGTAAAACTGGGAAGAAGACTCTTACCGAGTAcatccagtttttttgttttttttttttttttctttccagctgCAGATGCTGGCCTTTTCTGTTTATattgtagtttttaaaatggggacatgtggaaaaaattctgaaagaacaTTCAAAATGGTTCTGTACAAAAAGTCTTTAATTGCGGGACTATAAATATCCTCCAGCTAGCAGAATTAGTTAGGCCGCTTCTGGGTGGCTTAGCACCTAATCATGTAGCAAGTTGGCTTAAAGAAGAAGGCAAATGTGTTACTTAGTATAAGAAGTCTGAGTCTGGAGCAGGAAGGTTGATTACTTCAGCACTCAGTAGTGCGGTTAGAGACCCGGTGTCTTCCATGACCCCACTCTCCTACCCTCAGCCTGTCAGCCCGGGCATCCCAGCAACTGGCAGATGGCTGCCACTGTTCTCCGTTGTCCCATGAGGTCATGTGACAGAGCGAGTATTTCTTGTGTTTCTCTTTAAAGATGATGAACTCTTTCCCATCAGCAACCCCCCATCTGCTTGTTAGAAACCTCACGAGTCCGTCCACACTTAGCAACCAAAGGCAGAGCCACATGTCCGTGATTAGGATTGAAGCATGCGATTGGTCAGAGTCTCACAAAGACCGACGTCTAAACAAAATCAGCTTCttccctacaacccagcaattgcactcctaggtatttatccaaacgATACAAAAATgttgattcaaaggggcacatgcaccccaatgtttagaacagcactatcaacaatagccaaattatgcagtaacctctttgacatcagccatagcaacttcttgcaagacacgtctctaaagacaaggggaacaaaagcaaaaatgagctattgggacttcatcaagatcaaaagcttctgcatagcaagagaaacagtcaacaaaactaaaaagcaacccacggaatgggaggagatgcttgcaaatgacatatcagttaAAGGGCTGAAAGGGCTggtatctaggatctataaagaatttatcaaactcaacagccaaaaaacaaataatccagtcaagaaatgggcagaagacatgaacagacacttctccaaagaagacatacaaatggctaaaagacacgtgaaaaaatgttcatcattagccatcagggagattcaaatcaaaaccaaaatgagataccaccttaccccagttagaatggccaaaattaacaggacagtaaacaacatgtgttggagaggatgtggagaaaggggaaccctcttacactgttggtgggaatgcaagtttgtgcagccactttggaaaacagtgtggagtttcctgaagaaattaaaaatagagcttcccgatgaccctgcaattgaactactgggtatttaccccaaagatacagatgtagtgaaaagaagggccatctgtaccccaatgtttatagcagcaatggccatggtcaccaactgtggaaagaaccaagatgcccttcaacagactaatggataaggaagatgtggtccatatacactatggagtattatgcctccatcagaaaggatgaatacctaacttttgtagcaacatggacgggactggaggagattatgctgagtgaaataagtcaagtagagacttgtcatatggtctcacttaccattgtcatatggtctcacttacttgtagagtataaggaataacaaggagggcattaggggaaggaaaggaaaagtgaattgggggaaatcagaaggggataAGAaacgtgagagactgtggactctgagaaacaaactgagggttttggaggggagggggtggagggatgggtgtgccaggtggtgggtattgaggagggcacggattgcatggagcactgggcgtggtgcataaacagtgagtCTGGAAcactggaacactgaaaaaataaaataaaattaagatgttaaaaataaacaagcaaacaaataaataaatgaaataaaataaatgaaatagtacAGAATTTAGAAAGAAATCAGGTTCTAGATGTTGGGCAGGAGACAGTCTATTAAGGTTGTGAAGCCGCCTTGGGCATGGGGATGTGTCTGACCTCACTGTCCACCTCCATCCTTTTGCTTCTAACATTTACTCAGCAAAATTTCAAGTAAGTTATTTTAAACGTTTGAAAGTTCTGCCTTATTAATTTTTCAAGGCAGAGAGTAGTGTTTCTAGCATGGGTGGCATCACGCTGTCATTTCTCCCAGTGTTTCTGAGGTGGGTTGAATCATGCCAGGTTTTAGTCAAGTGTCCGAGGGTGTCCGTGtgttgtctgtgtctgtgtctgtgacaTGGACAGAGTCATTCGTGGGTGTGGAGTAGCAGATGATGCACTGACTGCCCGTATCCGTCTTAATACTAATTAGAATTTTATTCATGTAGGTATTATAAAGgtaaagaagagcaaactaagcTGCACGGGCCTTGGAAATGGTGTCAGAGCCGACAGAAGTGTCTTGAAAGCTCCCCCTTAAGCACTGTTCCTTCAGAGCATTACATCCGGAAACAGTCCCACGACAAACTAAGACATACttgcaaatgaaaatgaatacttAACAAACGTGCCTATGGTTCCCAGCAGTGAGGCTAATTAAGTTCCAGTAAATGCACGTGctcctatttttaataaaactattgAGTATTAGGGATCAGTATGACCAACAtgaatttttgcatatggatCTACCATGACTTCACAGTTAAGTTACCAAGTGATTAGCACTAAGCCTTACAAATCCATTTCCCTGGCTGCATACATATTTCCAACAGGAGACAACGTGATTGTTGCCCAAATGTAATGAAGCCTTGTATCCACCTTTTTACCGTATTTTGAGCCCTTTAGGAAGGTGGTTTTACCGAGATCTATTGCTAGGTCCATCCACGTGTCTGGGAGAGGCGTGCAATGCCCGAGCGGTACGGATCCTAGGGAAAGAAAACTCGCCTTCGAAGAAGTGGTGTAGGAGAGGTGTCCTAAAGGTGCTGACTCTTCAAAACACTATTAAGCCAGAAGTTTCTAATTAAGCTTTGTGCATATTTTTGAGGTCGTCTATATAAGTAGTAGACAGCCAAAGATTGTATGTTGGTTTTACTCTCTGATTCACATTCTTGGATAAACTCCTCACTTAAGTTCTTTTCACATATACTCTCACATGTTCCTACCTGCCCAGTCCCGAGTGGAGGGACAGGAACATGTATTCCATCTGGGGTAGCCACAGCTGCACTACACAGGAATGTTTTCTATCCCAAGTGAGAAAGAGAAGTGGGTAAAAATAGCTCCATCCTGGCCAAGAGCACGGCGCATCTCAGGCACCCTGGCTTCCTTCCCTGAACACACTTGCGGTGTGGAGAGTTAGTCAATGAGCGGCATGCTATGTGTGGAACAGAATTTCAGTTAAATTATCATCAAACCATGTCCCCAGCAGGAAACAGATCCTTGATGTATGGGGTAATAACTTCCTTAGGTTCCTCTAACAAGAAACTCAGGAGCCCATGAATGTCACTTAGTTTCTACCTGTCTTTAGAGAAGCTCGGGGTTGTGACCGCTGTGGCGACACGCACATGGCCACGGCCGCGAGTCTCACACCGCGTCAGGGGAAGCGGCCGCCTGCCGTCTTCCGTGGGAGAAGCGCCATCCCTCTGCAGGCTCAGGCTTGCCCACGGCTTGGTCCAAGGTGAGACACGTGTTGTAAGTTGACCTGCACGTAGACTGGTCAGTGGTTTTCTCTGGAGATCGTGGGCCATGAAGGTCTCTGCCCAAAAGAGCAAGGAAGGCAGAGCTAATTCTCCAGTGTGATCAAATTATTCCCTGTCTCTGGAATTTTTACAGCGGACTATGGAGAGCTGCGGCCCACCGCAGGAGGAGGAGGGTCGGCTCACAGAAAGCAGCAGCGGCTGCGAGTGTCCTGGGCGGGAGAGGAGAGCCTTCGCTTTCCAGCTCGGCCggagttcttttatttctgcgtGTGTGGAGGTAACGCAGATCCACACCCGTAAGCTGAGTGAGTTTCCTTTACTTTGTCAGAAGGCTTTAATACAGTCCCCCgaataattattctattttctgGAGCGTTATCTAGTGTGTGTCACCCTGACGGGCCTGGAGACAAGGGCTGTGACCCAAGACGTGATCACATGATGTTTGGCGCTCACAGAAGGCGTCCTTCCACctcagagatggggggggggtccGCCGGCTGGTGTGGGGACCCCGGTCGTCTTTGAAATAActttgcaaagtttttttttttttttaaccttctttaaaagttactttaaaaGGTTTCAAAATTCACAgacccaaagaaaaaaataaccgtCCTAAAATGAGTGTCGGATGGTGTCCCCCTAGCTACTGGGGAGGCAACGGGAACtcctggggggggaggggagccccatGGCCCTGGGCAAGGTGGCCGTGCGCCTCCTCTCCTGCAGGTGTCTGCCGGGCAGCCGGGCGCACGTGGCAGGGAGACACGCGAGGGCGTCCGCGGAGGTGCCGCCTGTAGGACAGCTCACGGGGTGAGTGCGTGGGGACACGCCGCTCCCGGTGGGGCTGGACCGAGGCACTGGGAGCCGGGAGGAGGCCGGGGTTCCCAGACCCCGTCCGACGGACACCTGCTGCGGAGGGGGGGGCGACCTCCCGGCGTGGCCGTCCTGGGGGCGTCGAgtcccagaaggaaaagcagacacgGGTTCCCCTTGGAGACGCAGCCCCCGCAGAGCAAGCAGCCCTCGGGTGCAGCTGAGACACGTCTGCACGATCTCGGGGCGTTCTCTGTGGTGTTGCTAAGGATAAAGCGCGGATGGCCCGGTGGCCGCCGGTGCCTCCTCGGGGACCGCCTGTTTCCTCCCTCGAGACCGTTCCTATATCGTTCTCCGGCTGGGACTGTTCACGGCCAGCCCTGAGCTTGTCTGACCTGCACATTCATTACTCTGACTCCGGCAGAACCTGAACATTCCTGCCCTCCGGCGGTCTGGCCCCGCGCCCCGAGGCAGCAGCTCCGGCCGTGCCACCCAGAGCTGGTCCCGCACCTGCACGGCCGCGGGGCTCTCCCCGGCGGGCCAGCCCGCACCCCGCTCCCGGCACACCaggggcctgtgtgtgtgtgtgtgtgtgtgtgtcttgagaTGCCATTGAAATTCTTACAAAAACTGAAAGTGAAATGAGGAAATGATTGGGCAATCGGATTGAAGCGCCGGTGCCGGGAAGACCTATCCTGCGGCGGGGCCAGGACGCGGCCGGGCGGGCGGAGGGGAGCGCAGGCGAGCTGTCCTGAGGGCGACCGCAGGGCCAGGCCCCCGAGTCAGTGTAGGACACCAGCGAGCACAGCTCACAGGAAATGAGCCATTCCCTGCGCTTGCTTACTCGAAAGGCCCGAACCTTCAAAGTTCCAGGAGGGCCATGGCTGGCTGCGCAGGCCGGCAGTCACGCCTCGCTCCCTGcctggagaggggagaagaaatgaaactggaGGAGTGTGTCTCCATCCTCCCCCTGAAGGAAAGCCCCTCTGTCCCAGTCTCCAAAGATGGAACGCTGCTGGCCGTGACCTTGCTGCTGGCCCTGGCGGCCAGCTGCCTCTCGGTGCTGGCGTTCTGCAGGGTGGCCGCCCTCCAGGCCGAGCTGGGGAGCCTCCGGGCGGAGCTGCGGGAACTCCACCGGGCTGAGCGGCTGCCGGGCGCCCCCCAGGCCGGAGCCGCAGCCCCCAGGGCAGCCGTGCGGGAGGCCCCAGCTGTCCCCTCGGCTCTCAAAGTGAGTTTGCAGCAGCTGCCTCCTCCGACCTCCGGCCGTGGGTGGGCTCGCCCCGCACAGCTGCCTCCCGCACCTCAGCTGTCTTTGCAGTAACTTGGGGTTTTTCTCTTCTTAGGGGATCTTCGCACCACCCGCTGCAGGAGGGGGCAACTCCAGCCAAAGCCGCAGGAACACGCGTGCCCTTCAGGGTCCAGAAGAAGCAGGTAGGTTTCCGGCACAGGAGCATCTGGGAGTCAGGGAGCCCGTGTCCACAGGTGTGGAGGACGGTCTTTGCTCTGGGGCCCGGGAGCCGGCCCCGGGCACGGAGACCGTGGAAGTTGCATCTAAACCAGGGAGGCTTTTAGGCACAACTGGTGCACAGCACGTCTGTCCTCCAATGAGCAGGGTGTGAGGGCTGAGCTGTCCCgtgagcagagaggaggaggcacgAGCCGCGTAGTCCTCCTCGTAGATCATGCCTGTGTCAGAAACTGGGTCCAGCCCTGCGGGGAGAAAGCGCCGCGTGTTAGTGCAGATTCTGTATACCTGAGTCCAGAAAGCCAGGGCAAGGAGAACACTTCCTGAGGGCGCATGGCGGTCCTGCAGCCCAGGGAAGCTCCAACCACAGCAGGTGTGTGTTTGTGATTTCTTTcattgccttcattttttttttttttaaaagttcattttacacacacacacacacacacacattttaaagctTCTCTTTAAGGCTTTTCCAGGAAATCCACACATTTATAATCTTGTAAGAGTTCTCCAGTGATTCCTGCCTTTGTTCATGTCCCACTTATTCCCAGAGTCCCAGAGTCCCAAGCCTCGGATTGGGCAGGGCCTCCCAAAATGCTCGATTCTAGTTCCTGCACTTCAGAGATGAAAAAGAGCATTTGCATTACATTCAGTAGCATCACTACTTAGGAAATCCGTGGTATCGTTTCCCGTGTCTGGAGCACACAGTGTGTCGGACAGGTATGTGC is a window from the Neovison vison isolate M4711 chromosome 5, ASM_NN_V1, whole genome shotgun sequence genome containing:
- the TNFSF13B gene encoding tumor necrosis factor ligand superfamily member 13B; amino-acid sequence: MAGCAGRQSRLAPCLERGEEMKLEECVSILPLKESPSVPVSKDGTLLAVTLLLALAASCLSVLAFCRVAALQAELGSLRAELRELHRAERLPGAPQAGAAAPRAAVREAPAVPSALKGIFAPPAAGGGNSSQSRRNTRALQGPEEAVTQDCLQLIADNDTPTIRKGAYTFVPWLLSFKRGRALEEKENKILVKETGYFFIYGQVLYTDSTFAMGHLIQRKKVHVFGDELSLVTLFRCIQNMPETLPNNSCYSAGIAKLEEGDELQLAIPREDAKISRDGDGTFFGALKLL